Proteins co-encoded in one Arachis hypogaea cultivar Tifrunner chromosome 13, arahy.Tifrunner.gnm2.J5K5, whole genome shotgun sequence genomic window:
- the LOC112735491 gene encoding uncharacterized protein, protein MLKLLASYNKEADAVVLDNAPQNAIYTSPSIQKEILHVFARKVQNEICNEIGNAKFCLIVDEARDESRREQMALVVRFVDKHGFVKERLIDVVHVKDTTSATLKQEICSALSHHNLNIQNVRGQGYDGASNMRGEWKGLQALIIQECPYAYYVHCFAHQLQLALVAAAKEVVDVHAFFQSLSNIINVVCSSCKRNDELRSAYATEISHLVATNQIETGRGANQIGTLKRSGDTRWSSHFNSICSLLRMFGATTSVLEDLATNGSTYSQRGDATYALKSLLSFDFVFILHILKEIMGIIDKLCQALQQKSQDILNAMHLVSSTKSLIQQLRDNSWRALLEKVSSFYNDHAIQIPDMGAFFSDIIRSRRKKDVVTVEHHYRVDIFTSVIDFQLKELNSRFSEQATELLILSTSLDPKDAFNCASRIISDKKDRDGGGDPGRRDARMDGGGSRRSCGSLMELHRRWSCASWMEKFFAEGGGACRGGRRTRRGGEALQL, encoded by the exons atgttaaaattattagctTCTTACAATAAAGAAGCGGATGCAGTTGTTTTGGATAATGCTCCTCAAAATGCAATATACACATCACCTTCTATTCAAAAGGAAATTCTACATGTTTTTGCTAGAAAGGTGCAAAATGAAATTTGCAATGAGATTGGTAATGCAAAgttttgtttgattgttgatgaaGCTAGAGATGAATCTAGAAGAGAACAAATGGCACTTGTTGTTAGATTTGTTGATAAGCATGGATTTGTCAAAGAAAGGCTAATAGATGTTGTTCATGTCAAAGATACTACTTCTGCAACTCTAAAACAAGAGATTTGTTCTGCATTATCTCATCACAATCTCAACATTCAAAATGTTCGAGGTCAAGGGTATGACGGAGCTAGTAATATGCGTGGAGAGTGGAAAGGGTTACAAGCTTTAATTATTCAAGAATGTCCTTATGCATATTATGTTCATTGCTTTGCTCATCAATTACAGCTAGCTCTTGTTGCTGCGGCTAAAGAAGTTGTTGATGTTCATGCTTTTTTCCAAAGTTTGAGTAATATTATCAATGTTGTGTGCTCTTCTTGCAAACGCAATGATGAATTACGATCTGCTTATGCAACTGAAATTTCCCATTTAGTTGCAACTAATCAAATTGAAACAGGAAGGGGAGCAAATCAAATTGGCACATTAAAAAGATCAGGAGATACCAGGTGGAGCTCTCACTTCAACTCAATTTGTAGCCTTTTACGTATGTTTGGAGCAACAACTTCAGTTCTGGAAGATTTGGCTACTAATGGATCTACATATTCTCAACGTGGTGATGCTACTTATGCTCTTAAatctttattatcatttgattttgttttcattttgcatATATTGAAAGAAATCATGGGAATCATTGATAAACTTTGTCAAGCATTGCAACAAAAATCTCAAGACATTTTGAATGCTATGCATCTGGTTTCTAGTACAAAGTCATTGATTCAACAGTTAAGAGATAATAGTTGGAGAGCACTTTTGGAAAAAGTTAGTTCTTTCTACAATGATCATGCTATTCAGATACCTGATATGGGTGCTTTTTTTAGTGACATAATTCGGTCTCGTCGTAAAAAGGATGTTGTCACTGTTGAACACCACTATCGTGTTGACATTTTTACTAGCGTGATAGATTTTCAATTGAAAGAGCTAAATAGTAGATTTAGTGAGCAAGCAACCGAGCTCCTCATATTGAGTACATCTTTAGATCCTAAAGATGCTTTCAA TTGTGCAAGCAGAATTATCTCAGATAAAAAAGATCGCGACGGTGGAGGAGACCCAGGACGGAGGGATGCACGCATGGACGGAGGAGGGTCAAGAAGGAGCTGCGGGTCACTGATGGAGCTGCATCGCCGATGGAGTTGCGCATCATGGATGGAGAAGTTCTTCGCGGAGGGAGGAGGAGCTTGTCGCGGGGGAAGACGAACGCGGCGAGGAGGAGAGGCACTACAGCTCTGA
- the LOC112733788 gene encoding trans-cinnamate:CoA ligase, peroxisomal, whose translation MDTLPKCEANFTALTPLTFLTRAAACYANRPSIIHEGTRFTWSQTYHRCRRLASSLRALNIANKDVVSVLAPNIPAMYEMHFAVPMAGAVLNTINTRLDAKNIAAILKHSEAKVFFVDYELVPKARDALRLLVGQTEPAQYACLPLVIVIDDINSPTGIRLGELEYEQMVRQGDPNFVVDEIHDEWSPISLNYTSGTTSEPKGVVYSHRGAYLSTLSLILGWEMGSEPVYLWTLPMFHCNGWTFTWGVAARGGTNVCLRNTVASDIYTNIVLHNVTHMCCAPIVFNILLEAKPSDRLQFKSKVEILTGGAPPPASLLEKVESLGFHVTHAYGLTEATGPALVCEWQKRWNQLPVQQQAELKARQGVSVVTMADVDVKNLETMESVARDGKRMGEIMLRGSGIMMGYFKDPKATSKAFENGWFRTGDVGVIHPDGYLEIKDRSKDVIISGGENISSVEVEKVLYGHPRVLEAAVVAMPHPRWGESPCAFLSLKKNPSGKKDHVTQAEVIAYCRKNLPHFMVPKVVKFLDELPKTATGKFQKVQLRAMAKQFVVPPENDQQQNKPKKSTSQVNNNNNNNNNNIEQVLAVSRL comes from the exons ATGGATACTCTTCCAAAATGCGAAGCAAACTTCACCGCACTGACCCCTCTAACTTTCTTGACGAGGGCAGCTGCATGCTATGCCAACAGACCCTCCATCATCCATGAAGGAACCCGTTTCACATGGTCACAAACCTACCACCGCTGCCGCCGCCTCGCTTCCTCCCTGCGTGCCCTCAATATCGCTAACAAGGACGTC GTGTCAGTGCTGGCACCTAACATCCCAGCAATGTACGAGATGCATTTCGCAGTTCCCATGGCGGGAGCAGTGCTCAACACCATCAACACTCGTCTTGACGCCAAGAACATAGCCGCCATTCTCAAGCACTCGGAAGCCAAAGTCTTCTTCGTGGACTACGAGCTTGTCCCCAAGGCGAGGGACGCCTTGAGATTGCTGGTAGGACAAACTGAACCAGCACAATACGCATGTCTTCCTCTAGTCATCGTCATAGACGACATAAACTCCCCCACGGGGATCCGCCTGGGCGAGCTTGAATACGAGCAAATGGTTCGCCAAGGCGATCCAAACTTTGTGGTGGATGAAATCCACGACGAATGGTCTCCAATCTCGCTGAATTACACATCGGGAACAACCTCAGAGCCGAAAGGAGTTGTGTACAGCCACAGGGGTGCGTATCTGAGCACCCTGAGTTTGATTCTCGGTTGGGAGATGGGTAGTGAGCCAGTTTACCTCTGGACTCTGCCTATGTTCCATTGCAATGGGTGGACCTTCACATGGGGAGTGGCAGCACGTGGGGGAACCAATGTTTGTCTTAGGAACACTGTGGCATCTGACATATACACAAACATTGTTCTCCACAACGTCACACACATGTGTTGCGCTCCAATTGTCTTTAACATCCTCCTCGAGGCCAAGCCCAGCGACCGCCTCCAGTTCAAGTCCAAGGTGGAGATATTAACCGGCGGCGCGCCCCCGCCGGCTTCCCTTCTTGAAAAAGTGGAGTCCCTTGGGTTCCATGTGACACATGCCTACGGCCTGACGGAGGCGACAGGGCCCGCTTTAGTGTGCGAGTGGCAGAAAAGATGGAACCAGCTTCCAGTACAACAGCAGGCGGAGCTAAAGGCAAGACAGGGCGTCAGCGTGGTCACGATGGCTGACGTGGACGTCAAGAATCTAGAAACAATGGAGAGCGTGGCGCGTGACGGGAAAAGAATGGGGGAGATTATGCTTAGGGGAAGTGGCATAATGATGGGATACTTCAAGGACCCTAAAGCAACCTCAAAAGCTTTCGAGAATGGTTGGTTCAGAACCGGAGATGTGGGTGTAATTCACCCTGATGGCTACTTGGAAATCAAGGATAGGTCAAAGGATGTGATTATCTCGGGAGGCGAGAATATAAGCAGTGTGGAAGTTGAGAAGGTTCTGTACGGACACCCGAGGGTGCTGGAGGCTGCGGTGGTGGCAATGCCGCACCCGAGGTGGGGTGAGAGCCCTTGTGCCTTTCTCTCACTCAAGAAGAATCCTTCTGGGAAAAAAGATCATGTCACTCAGGCTGAGGTAATTGCTTACTGTAGGAAGAATTTGCCGCATTTTATGGTTCCTAAGGTGGTTAAGTTCTTGGACGAGTTGCCCAAGACGGCCACCGGCAAGTTTCAGAAGGTTCAGTTGAGGGCCATGGCCAAACAGTTTGTGGTGCCGCCGGAGAATGACCAGCAGCAGAACAAGCCCAAGAAGTCAACGAGCCaggtcaacaacaacaataataataataataataacattgaGCAGGTTTTAGCTGTTTCTCGTCTTTGA